Proteins encoded within one genomic window of Bacillus thuringiensis:
- a CDS encoding BC_2878 family exosporium-associated protein → MDCEPKRDCGCCQNSICEFLQSLEPYTKVESIVIAGNGIVVSYFLSFNKRNGIVSFVQEDNEVIFVDCSKIDAIRIGKVCSCKTKVKFIEEDFSLLGNICPQCLTEGSTLFFDFHNPELNLSLQAKTIDAPSCTEFIDENGNAVKQVTIVGEAIVSKDFVQVPELLNFRLVLSDTAGNPLKFGILFINFPDLTFIILFASSGYLNISNCLKIESGAGNTEIEEMRKMISNDDNTYTSVVQVTKVYKNGATESFLYKNEL, encoded by the coding sequence GTGGATTGTGAGCCGAAACGCGATTGTGGATGTTGCCAAAATAGTATATGTGAATTTTTACAAAGTCTTGAACCATATACTAAAGTTGAGAGTATTGTAATAGCAGGAAATGGAATTGTTGTATCTTATTTTCTTTCATTTAATAAGAGGAATGGTATCGTATCCTTCGTACAAGAGGACAATGAGGTTATTTTTGTAGATTGCTCTAAGATTGATGCAATTCGAATAGGAAAAGTCTGTAGTTGTAAAACGAAAGTTAAATTTATTGAAGAGGATTTTAGTCTACTTGGAAATATTTGTCCGCAATGTTTAACCGAAGGAAGTACACTCTTTTTTGACTTTCACAATCCAGAATTGAATTTATCACTGCAAGCAAAAACAATTGATGCACCTAGTTGTACTGAATTTATAGATGAAAATGGCAATGCAGTGAAGCAGGTTACAATAGTTGGGGAAGCAATTGTTTCTAAAGACTTTGTTCAAGTGCCTGAACTATTAAACTTTCGATTAGTTTTATCTGATACGGCTGGGAATCCTTTAAAGTTTGGAATACTGTTCATTAATTTCCCAGATCTTACGTTTATTATTCTTTTCGCATCGAGTGGATACCTCAACATTTCGAACTGTTTGAAAATTGAGAGTGGAGCTGGTAATACCGAGATAGAAGAGATGAGAAAGATGATATCGAATGACGATAATACGTACACATCAGTTGTTCAAGTGACTAAAGTATATAAAAATGGGGCAACAGAATCATTTCTTTATAAGAATGAGTTATAA
- a CDS encoding MDR family MFS transporter, producing MVEKNNKLGFVVAGLLLGILMASMDNTIVVTAMGTIVGDLGGLENFVWVVSAYMVAEMAGMPIFGKLSDMYGRKRFFIFGLIVFMIGSALCGTAENITQLGIYRAIQGIGGGALVPIAFTIVFDIFPPEKRGKMGGLFGAVFGLSSIFGPLLGAYITDYISWHWVFYINLPLGVLALIFITFFYKESRVHRKQKIDWFGAITLVGAVVSLMFALELGGQKYDWDSSFILSLFGAFAILIIAFIFIERKVEEPIISFEMFKQRLFGMSTIIALCYGAAFMSATVYIPLFIQGVYGGSATNSGLLLLPMMLGSVVTAQLGGFLTTKLSYRNIMIISAVIMLIGLFLLSTLTPETSRALLTVYMIIIGFGVGFSFSVLSMAAIHNFGMEQRGSATSTSNFIRSLGMTLGITIFGMIQRTGFQDQLEEAFKGMSGGMNTNALGDSRAILSESARSQIPPQILDKIVDALSSSIVQTFMWALVPAGLAFIFIFFMGNERMVIKKQQKNNKNETSKA from the coding sequence ATGGTTGAGAAGAATAATAAGCTCGGCTTTGTTGTGGCGGGCTTATTGCTAGGTATTTTAATGGCATCAATGGATAATACCATTGTCGTAACAGCGATGGGAACGATTGTGGGTGACTTAGGAGGCCTTGAAAACTTTGTATGGGTCGTTTCTGCCTATATGGTCGCAGAAATGGCAGGTATGCCGATATTCGGTAAACTATCAGATATGTATGGTAGAAAAAGGTTCTTTATTTTCGGTTTAATCGTCTTTATGATTGGTTCGGCACTTTGTGGTACTGCTGAAAACATTACACAGTTAGGTATTTATCGTGCGATTCAAGGTATTGGCGGCGGGGCATTAGTACCGATCGCATTTACTATCGTTTTTGATATTTTCCCTCCTGAAAAGCGCGGGAAAATGGGTGGATTATTCGGAGCAGTATTTGGTTTATCAAGTATTTTTGGACCGTTGCTTGGCGCGTATATTACAGATTATATTAGCTGGCACTGGGTATTTTATATTAACTTACCGCTTGGCGTTTTAGCACTTATTTTTATTACATTCTTTTATAAAGAGTCACGAGTTCATAGAAAGCAAAAAATTGATTGGTTTGGGGCAATTACTTTAGTTGGTGCAGTAGTTTCGTTAATGTTTGCGCTTGAACTTGGTGGACAAAAGTATGACTGGGATTCTAGCTTTATTTTAAGTTTATTTGGCGCATTCGCTATTTTAATTATTGCATTTATTTTTATTGAACGTAAAGTAGAAGAACCGATCATTTCGTTTGAAATGTTTAAACAACGTTTATTCGGGATGAGTACCATTATTGCATTATGTTACGGTGCTGCGTTTATGTCAGCAACTGTATATATTCCATTATTCATTCAAGGGGTATACGGTGGTAGCGCAACAAACTCAGGGTTATTACTTTTACCGATGATGTTAGGATCAGTCGTAACAGCGCAATTAGGCGGATTTTTAACGACAAAACTTAGCTACCGAAACATTATGATTATTTCTGCGGTTATTATGCTAATTGGACTATTTTTATTAAGCACATTAACGCCAGAAACAAGTCGTGCATTATTAACAGTGTATATGATTATTATCGGATTTGGAGTTGGATTCTCATTCTCTGTACTAAGTATGGCAGCTATTCACAACTTCGGTATGGAACAGCGCGGATCTGCAACTTCAACGAGTAATTTCATTCGTTCATTAGGAATGACGCTTGGTATTACAATCTTCGGAATGATCCAAAGAACAGGTTTCCAAGATCAATTAGAAGAAGCGTTTAAAGGGATGAGTGGGGGAATGAATACAAATGCTTTAGGAGATTCAAGAGCTATTCTATCAGAATCGGCAAGATCTCAAATTCCGCCGCAAATATTAGATAAAATTGTTGACGCTCTTTCTAGCTCAATTGTTCAAACATTTATGTGGGCATTAGTACCAGCTGGTTTAGCATTCATATTTATTTTCTTTATGGGCAATGAGCGCATGGTAATTAAGAAACAACAAAAGAATAATAAGAACGAAACATCCAAAGCGTAA
- a CDS encoding YhbD family protein: MSTDLISKKDLLELTGISYGQLYRWKRKNLIPEDWFVRKSTFTGQETFFPKEKILERIDKIQTMKEDLSLDELANMFSPSVREILLTKEDILRKGIASEPVLQFFIEQTNKTTEFQFVDILYVYMLEELLQSGEISLEEGKMVLQVLRENYEAIKHKTCDLIIVRKLGISTCFLVSNVEDLIFEKGTKIVLREAIMKYTEALKTKLL; this comes from the coding sequence TTGAGTACAGATTTAATTTCAAAAAAAGATTTATTAGAACTTACTGGTATTTCATACGGACAGTTATATAGGTGGAAAAGAAAAAATTTAATACCGGAAGATTGGTTTGTACGAAAGTCTACATTCACGGGTCAGGAGACATTTTTTCCGAAAGAAAAGATTTTAGAGCGAATTGATAAAATCCAAACGATGAAAGAGGATCTATCACTTGATGAACTAGCGAATATGTTTTCACCGAGTGTGAGAGAAATTCTTTTAACAAAGGAAGACATTTTACGTAAAGGGATTGCATCAGAGCCAGTTTTACAATTCTTCATAGAACAAACGAATAAAACAACAGAGTTTCAATTTGTAGATATTCTTTATGTGTACATGTTAGAAGAATTACTACAATCGGGAGAGATTAGTTTAGAAGAAGGAAAAATGGTCTTGCAAGTATTACGTGAAAATTATGAAGCAATTAAACATAAAACGTGTGACTTAATCATTGTCCGAAAGTTAGGGATTTCTACATGTTTCTTAGTTTCAAACGTGGAAGATTTAATTTTTGAAAAAGGCACCAAAATCGTTTTACGCGAAGCGATTATGAAATATACCGAAGCATTAAAAACTAAATTGTTGTAG
- a CDS encoding YjgB family protein produces MRVYVKIGMLFLAFTCIFALVACKGTDEKKETDPTTENSKNEQKNTSQEKKEPDEKSNNEGSTKPKADQSEKDTVINQKSINHVKELFELAKEGKVPNVPFAAHTGDIEEIEKAWGKADKTEQAGNGMYATFTSKNVSFGFNKGSQVFDVRSYHAELKLITLQEIEKALGKPNSVKVNGEDKIYVYKVNNQFELKFIIPKSTGKVNHISVFSPEDSINKMAG; encoded by the coding sequence ATGAGAGTGTATGTAAAGATAGGTATGTTATTTCTCGCTTTTACATGCATTTTTGCATTAGTAGCATGTAAAGGGACGGACGAAAAAAAGGAAACAGACCCAACAACGGAAAATAGTAAAAACGAACAGAAAAATACTTCTCAAGAAAAGAAAGAGCCAGATGAAAAATCAAATAATGAAGGATCAACAAAACCAAAGGCAGATCAAAGCGAGAAAGATACAGTAATAAATCAAAAATCAATTAACCACGTTAAAGAATTATTTGAATTAGCGAAAGAAGGAAAAGTGCCTAATGTTCCGTTCGCAGCTCATACAGGAGATATCGAAGAAATAGAAAAAGCGTGGGGGAAAGCTGATAAAACGGAGCAAGCAGGAAACGGAATGTACGCAACCTTTACAAGTAAAAATGTTTCCTTCGGTTTTAATAAAGGATCACAAGTTTTTGATGTACGCTCCTATCATGCAGAGCTAAAGTTAATTACATTACAAGAAATTGAAAAGGCATTAGGAAAACCAAACTCAGTTAAAGTAAATGGTGAAGATAAAATATATGTATATAAAGTAAACAATCAGTTTGAGTTAAAATTTATCATTCCAAAATCGACTGGTAAGGTAAATCATATTTCGGTATTTTCGCCAGAAGATAGTATAAATAAAATGGCAGGGTAA
- a CDS encoding polymer-forming cytoskeletal protein produces MRTDNLIINGYGSSNGGEFHKVQLNGKGTVNGNVECEQFECNGYGAVTGNLKSSNARISGSGKVDGTVLAEKMRIDGKATITQDVKANSLKIAGKGTIGGNVTGEEFKVNGQATIDGNCEVDTFSSEGQFTIGGLLSADEININIHGTCRAKEIGGQTIKVRHRSGTFSRLFKTVFGLQLEAELLEGDNIDIDYAHIRTVRGNNVTVGPNCEIELIEYTGVLTVDKSANVKEIKQV; encoded by the coding sequence ATGCGTACAGATAATTTGATTATAAATGGTTACGGTTCATCGAATGGTGGCGAGTTTCATAAAGTGCAATTAAACGGAAAAGGAACTGTGAATGGGAATGTTGAATGTGAGCAATTTGAATGTAATGGTTACGGTGCCGTTACTGGAAACTTGAAAAGTAGCAATGCAAGAATTAGTGGATCAGGTAAAGTCGATGGTACAGTACTTGCAGAAAAGATGCGAATTGATGGGAAAGCAACAATTACGCAAGATGTGAAAGCAAACAGTTTGAAAATTGCAGGAAAAGGTACGATAGGTGGAAATGTCACTGGTGAAGAATTTAAAGTCAATGGTCAAGCGACAATTGATGGTAATTGTGAAGTGGATACTTTTTCTTCAGAAGGACAATTTACAATTGGTGGGTTATTAAGCGCCGATGAAATAAATATTAATATTCACGGTACATGTCGAGCGAAAGAAATTGGTGGTCAAACGATTAAAGTAAGACATAGATCAGGTACATTTAGTAGGCTATTTAAAACAGTATTTGGCTTGCAGTTAGAAGCTGAGCTGCTTGAAGGTGACAATATCGATATTGATTATGCCCACATAAGAACGGTAAGAGGAAATAATGTTACAGTAGGACCGAACTGTGAGATTGAACTCATTGAATATACAGGTGTGCTTACTGTTGATAAAAGCGCAAATGTAAAAGAAATTAAGCAGGTTTAA
- a CDS encoding GlsB/YeaQ/YmgE family stress response membrane protein has protein sequence MIWSLIVGGILGWLASLITGRDVPGGVIGNIIAGIIGSWIGGKLLGSFGPVIGGYAIIPALIGAIILIFIVSFLLRAMRK, from the coding sequence ATGATTTGGTCTTTAATCGTTGGTGGTATATTAGGGTGGCTTGCTAGCTTAATTACTGGAAGGGATGTACCTGGTGGTGTAATTGGTAATATTATTGCTGGTATTATTGGTTCTTGGATTGGTGGGAAATTACTTGGTAGTTTCGGCCCAGTAATCGGCGGATATGCAATTATTCCAGCTTTAATTGGTGCGATTATTTTAATCTTCATCGTAAGTTTCTTATTGCGAGCAATGCGAAAATAA
- a CDS encoding aminopeptidase — translation MINNTIPSFLKLWEGTDVELTVLNQYFTSHPEIFEEYFKYHCPKTKERLSNAINLYPTKIEDIRVIAELLPNIIQEITNEYDNKFNFDVNMKFHLFVGAFGSNAFVEREIIGDIFFAAEKLSPDSNHLRIIIAHEIGHIYHNVMLQNDGMDWSKAEWNEASVGLYREGVATYLSKQIMKGLNESVYYSYNNDGERWLQYYIENEEHIKKRFLEDYIEGWTFEKEKEWFRLSGGQYFGYNRLGYFLGTAFVEYVVQAWGESEVFTFWNKHNLKRDVMDWLVK, via the coding sequence ATGATAAACAATACAATTCCAAGTTTTTTAAAATTATGGGAAGGTACCGACGTAGAATTAACAGTCCTTAATCAATACTTCACTTCGCATCCAGAGATATTTGAAGAATACTTTAAGTATCATTGTCCTAAAACGAAAGAACGTCTCTCTAATGCCATTAACCTATATCCCACAAAAATAGAAGATATTCGTGTCATTGCAGAATTATTACCAAACATTATTCAAGAGATAACGAATGAATATGATAACAAATTCAACTTTGATGTAAATATGAAATTTCATTTATTTGTTGGAGCTTTTGGCTCTAATGCATTTGTAGAAAGGGAGATTATTGGAGATATATTTTTTGCGGCAGAAAAATTATCTCCAGATTCAAATCATCTTCGCATTATTATCGCTCACGAAATAGGACATATATATCATAATGTTATGTTACAAAATGATGGAATGGACTGGAGTAAGGCTGAATGGAATGAGGCATCGGTAGGTTTGTACCGTGAGGGTGTTGCAACCTATTTATCAAAGCAAATTATGAAAGGGTTAAATGAATCAGTGTACTACTCATATAACAATGATGGTGAACGTTGGTTACAATATTATATAGAAAATGAAGAACATATAAAGAAACGTTTTTTGGAGGATTATATAGAAGGATGGACGTTTGAAAAAGAGAAAGAGTGGTTTCGGTTATCTGGCGGACAATATTTTGGATACAACCGACTTGGTTATTTTTTAGGAACAGCTTTTGTAGAGTATGTTGTACAAGCATGGGGAGAGAGTGAAGTATTTACTTTTTGGAACAAACACAATTTGAAAAGAGATGTAATGGATTGGTTAGTGAAATGA
- a CDS encoding CsxC family protein: MSEQCPINVPCQVVGQTQTPLSDEAAAPILTPGAPIVKIPVVLAERTIQIVVESDIPLAPAASEIKRVLKNVFLTQCKLVPVAFTPVPGTNYRRVTRAKLFVQGYIRKNIEYAGSGCNSVLFDRIANVPFSGFADLTETDFLSLAIVAASSDTTSHFINPNNGDLPRLDKYFFENTVFYNEQPYCELVSAQFFELDFSPCPTELNESFETLREKIVLDLTVKVLQVQQVRV, encoded by the coding sequence ATGAGTGAACAATGTCCAATTAATGTACCATGTCAGGTAGTAGGACAAACCCAAACACCATTAAGTGATGAGGCAGCAGCACCAATTCTTACACCAGGAGCACCGATTGTAAAAATTCCAGTGGTATTAGCCGAAAGAACAATTCAAATTGTTGTAGAATCAGATATTCCATTAGCACCTGCAGCATCCGAAATTAAACGTGTGTTAAAAAACGTATTTTTAACACAGTGTAAGTTAGTTCCAGTAGCATTCACTCCAGTACCAGGTACAAATTACCGCCGAGTTACAAGAGCAAAGTTATTTGTACAAGGATATATTCGTAAAAACATTGAATATGCAGGTAGTGGATGTAATTCAGTACTATTTGATCGTATCGCAAATGTTCCATTTTCTGGTTTTGCAGATTTAACAGAAACAGATTTTCTATCACTAGCAATAGTAGCTGCTTCCTCAGATACTACATCTCACTTTATTAATCCTAATAACGGTGACTTACCACGTTTAGACAAATACTTCTTTGAAAATACTGTTTTTTATAATGAACAACCATATTGCGAATTAGTTAGCGCTCAATTTTTTGAATTAGACTTCTCTCCTTGTCCAACAGAATTAAACGAATCATTTGAGACTCTTCGTGAGAAAATTGTACTGGATCTTACTGTGAAAGTTTTACAAGTGCAACAAGTACGAGTGTAA
- a CDS encoding GNAT family N-acetyltransferase: MIYEANIHTREKLVTMFEDFNNIVLLSYLQGHMGTAWVNNLENPTVAQVTIGIFTFYAGDSNAKETEELVRNIPDRMLVIVNSEEWKKRLETFYGRKIDKFLRYKFKRNAEVFNRSKLQSFISVLPKGYELRRIDEDIVNNPTLHKVSEDFTSQFQSVEDYINRGIGYCILYTGEVICGASSYSIYDNGIEIEVATDYNHRRKGLATIVSAALILDCLEKGIYPNWDAANTTSAKLAEKLGYVFDKAYDTYFVDNR, translated from the coding sequence ATGATATATGAAGCGAATATACATACAAGAGAAAAATTAGTTACTATGTTCGAAGATTTCAATAACATTGTTTTACTTTCTTATTTACAAGGACATATGGGTACCGCTTGGGTAAATAATCTTGAAAATCCAACAGTAGCGCAAGTTACAATAGGGATTTTCACATTTTATGCTGGGGATTCAAATGCGAAAGAAACAGAAGAATTAGTACGTAACATTCCTGATAGAATGTTAGTAATCGTAAATAGTGAAGAGTGGAAAAAGCGTTTAGAAACATTTTACGGAAGAAAAATAGATAAGTTTTTACGCTATAAATTCAAACGTAATGCAGAAGTTTTTAATCGTTCAAAATTACAATCTTTTATATCAGTACTTCCAAAAGGATACGAGTTAAGAAGAATAGATGAAGATATCGTAAATAACCCTACATTACATAAAGTCTCTGAAGATTTTACAAGTCAATTTCAATCAGTTGAAGATTATATAAACCGAGGTATAGGGTATTGTATTTTGTATACAGGAGAAGTTATATGCGGTGCATCATCATATAGCATTTATGATAATGGGATTGAAATCGAAGTGGCGACTGATTACAACCATAGAAGAAAAGGGTTGGCAACTATAGTTAGTGCGGCGTTAATCTTGGATTGTTTAGAAAAAGGGATATATCCAAACTGGGATGCAGCAAATACTACATCTGCGAAACTAGCAGAAAAGTTAGGATATGTTTTTGATAAGGCGTATGATACGTATTTTGTGGATAATAGATGA
- a CDS encoding MDR family MFS transporter, whose product MNHLLLRYNKPIIIRLCGELLTRTTESMLAIIMIIYVNKMLNGNIMMTMLIFGLQPLSDIIFTLIAGRVTDKYGRKKIMLLGLLLQSVAIGSFIFAQSVFIFALLYVINGIGRSLYIPAQRAQIADLTKPGQQAEIFSLLQTMGAIGTLIGPLVGTIFYKTHPEYVFMVQSIALIVYALVVWTQLPETAPAMTTPTQKLERSSQKHFVRKHYAVFGLMVSTLPISFFYAQTETNYLIFVKHTFTDFELILVFISTCKAILEIFLQVFLVKWSERFSMAKIIIISYACYTVAALGYGLSATIASLFFTLLFLVIGGSIALNHLLRFVSEIAPSDKRGLYFSIYGLHWDVSRTCGPVIGAVLLSKLNGSMLFYICACFLIIGGIIQALFVQNLERNKIKKDISEQTPHVL is encoded by the coding sequence TTGAATCATCTCTTATTACGTTACAATAAACCAATTATCATTAGACTGTGCGGTGAATTATTAACTCGAACAACAGAATCAATGTTAGCTATTATTATGATTATTTATGTTAATAAGATGCTAAACGGCAATATTATGATGACTATGCTTATTTTCGGGTTACAACCGCTTTCGGACATTATATTTACACTTATTGCAGGAAGAGTCACTGATAAATATGGACGAAAGAAAATTATGTTACTCGGCTTATTGCTACAAAGCGTTGCAATCGGTAGCTTCATCTTTGCTCAATCCGTTTTTATATTTGCTTTGTTATATGTCATAAATGGGATTGGCCGTTCCTTATATATTCCTGCTCAACGTGCACAAATAGCTGATTTAACAAAACCTGGGCAGCAAGCAGAAATCTTCTCTCTTCTGCAAACGATGGGAGCAATAGGTACCCTAATCGGCCCTTTAGTTGGTACTATTTTTTATAAGACACACCCTGAATATGTATTTATGGTGCAAAGCATTGCACTTATAGTATATGCACTCGTTGTTTGGACGCAGCTTCCAGAAACCGCTCCGGCAATGACAACACCAACGCAAAAGCTTGAAAGATCATCCCAAAAACATTTTGTACGCAAACATTACGCCGTATTTGGACTTATGGTTTCTACACTTCCTATTAGCTTTTTTTATGCACAAACTGAGACGAATTATCTTATTTTCGTGAAACATACTTTTACGGATTTCGAACTCATACTCGTTTTTATTTCAACATGCAAAGCTATTTTGGAAATCTTTCTGCAAGTTTTCCTCGTGAAATGGTCTGAACGATTTTCCATGGCGAAAATCATCATTATTTCTTATGCCTGCTATACAGTAGCTGCACTTGGCTACGGGCTTTCAGCAACAATCGCGTCACTATTTTTCACATTACTCTTTTTAGTCATCGGTGGAAGTATTGCTTTAAACCATTTACTTCGATTCGTTTCAGAAATCGCTCCTTCAGATAAACGTGGATTGTATTTTTCAATTTACGGCTTACATTGGGATGTATCTCGAACGTGCGGTCCTGTTATTGGTGCGGTTTTATTAAGCAAACTAAACGGCAGTATGCTATTTTATATTTGTGCTTGTTTCTTAATAATTGGGGGCATTATTCAAGCTCTTTTTGTTCAAAATTTAGAGCGTAATAAAATAAAAAAGGACATTTCAGAGCAAACTCCTCATGTTTTATAG
- a CDS encoding cytoplasmic protein translates to MEHPHSLTVNGSGNSAGGDYNKVKIRGEGTITNAMSCNEFKTYGTSDVRGDMKVKNYVVYGDSEVQGNVDAEYVKVYGNTQIHGDAHIEKTKVRGMIDIAGKFSGDFVDVKGALNVKGDIEVENLSLTGGLESDGLLNAENIQISLRYEGSKVREIGGKKITIRKKARFFPFTSHVGNLQTSIVEGDDIYLEHTIAEVVRGNNVTIGPGCEISVVEYHTSFNQKGNAVVKEHKQI, encoded by the coding sequence ATGGAACATCCACATAGTCTCACAGTAAATGGTTCCGGTAATTCAGCAGGCGGAGATTATAATAAAGTGAAGATTCGCGGTGAAGGAACAATTACGAATGCTATGAGTTGTAATGAATTTAAAACGTATGGCACGAGTGATGTACGCGGTGATATGAAAGTGAAAAATTATGTTGTGTATGGAGATAGCGAAGTACAAGGAAATGTAGATGCGGAATATGTAAAAGTATATGGTAATACACAAATTCATGGCGATGCACATATTGAAAAAACAAAAGTTAGAGGTATGATAGATATTGCAGGAAAGTTTTCAGGTGATTTTGTCGATGTAAAAGGTGCTTTAAATGTGAAGGGAGATATTGAAGTAGAAAATTTATCATTAACTGGTGGTCTTGAAAGTGATGGATTACTAAATGCTGAAAACATTCAAATCTCACTTCGTTATGAAGGGAGTAAGGTAAGAGAAATTGGTGGTAAAAAAATTACTATTCGTAAAAAAGCGAGATTTTTTCCTTTTACTAGTCATGTTGGAAACCTCCAAACTTCAATTGTTGAAGGAGATGATATATATTTAGAACATACGATTGCTGAAGTAGTGAGAGGAAACAATGTTACAATTGGCCCTGGTTGTGAAATTAGTGTTGTAGAATATCATACTAGTTTTAATCAAAAGGGTAATGCAGTCGTAAAAGAACATAAACAAATATAA
- a CDS encoding SgrR family transcriptional regulator gives MFILDQYIELWITYGKGKKEGEQLEITVQNISETLFCTERNSKLIIKKLDELNWIVWFPGRGRGNRSKLIFQKQPISLILAKGKEITRKGDVKSGISFVERYSSQFPSVKKEYEVWIDSIFGHKIERTSEGRRDVLRLQVQMNLDIALDPVYATMRSECHMVKHIFDTLVYVNEDTNSIEPRLAFQWEYDDTEKVWTFYLRKGVRLHNGKRLTAHHVIHSLKRFMKAENNPHAWMLQHVESFRAVDEFVVEIQLHTENRMFLHMLSAEQCSIVNEDEAGNFIGTGPFILREKNTHLFALEVHDLYYRERPFLDRIELLNIEQNVNTYDVLVKAQYKDKENLNKELSRLESNVTYVTCNLVKEGPMQDELFRKALYKIIHGDKIVQELGGERGEVAKKLILANESIVDIEEDIESLIKRSTYHSEVLQLYTFTGRDHVEDAQWIQKECAMYGILVENNFLEIEDLLEISTIQKADMMHDSATISERIEDSLLYMFLTKNSFIYGQSRMDFHKSLAPYFKQEQVEKRVTLLRDIEDTLLRQIQVIPLYRNKQQITSHEKVQNIMINSQGWIDFYKIWFKP, from the coding sequence ATGTTTATTTTAGATCAATACATTGAGCTATGGATTACCTATGGGAAAGGGAAAAAAGAAGGAGAACAATTAGAAATAACAGTGCAAAATATATCCGAAACATTATTTTGTACAGAGCGTAATAGTAAATTAATTATAAAAAAATTAGATGAGTTAAATTGGATCGTTTGGTTTCCAGGTCGTGGGAGAGGCAATCGTTCTAAACTAATATTTCAAAAGCAACCGATATCATTGATTTTAGCTAAAGGAAAAGAGATAACGAGAAAAGGGGATGTGAAAAGCGGAATTTCATTTGTGGAGCGCTACAGCTCACAATTTCCGTCAGTAAAGAAAGAGTATGAAGTTTGGATAGATTCAATATTTGGTCATAAAATAGAAAGGACATCCGAAGGGAGAAGAGATGTCCTTCGTTTGCAGGTTCAAATGAATTTAGACATTGCATTAGATCCGGTCTACGCTACAATGCGTTCAGAATGTCATATGGTAAAACATATTTTTGATACACTCGTATATGTAAATGAGGACACAAACTCTATAGAACCAAGGCTTGCTTTTCAATGGGAATATGATGATACTGAAAAGGTATGGACTTTTTATTTACGAAAAGGCGTTCGTCTTCATAATGGAAAACGACTTACTGCACATCATGTTATACATTCATTAAAACGATTTATGAAAGCTGAAAACAACCCGCATGCATGGATGTTACAACATGTTGAAAGTTTCCGTGCAGTGGATGAATTTGTTGTTGAAATTCAATTACATACAGAAAATAGGATGTTTTTACATATGCTAAGTGCAGAACAGTGTTCTATCGTAAATGAAGATGAAGCGGGAAACTTCATAGGTACAGGACCTTTTATATTGCGAGAGAAGAATACACATTTATTTGCATTAGAAGTGCATGATTTATATTATCGTGAAAGACCTTTTCTTGACCGGATTGAACTATTGAATATAGAGCAAAATGTAAATACATATGACGTATTAGTAAAGGCGCAGTATAAAGATAAAGAAAATCTTAATAAAGAACTTTCACGGCTCGAATCGAATGTGACATATGTAACGTGTAATCTTGTAAAAGAAGGGCCAATGCAAGATGAGCTGTTTCGTAAAGCACTATATAAAATTATTCATGGTGATAAAATCGTTCAAGAACTCGGCGGAGAACGTGGAGAAGTGGCAAAGAAACTAATATTAGCAAATGAAAGCATAGTAGATATTGAAGAAGATATCGAAAGTTTAATTAAAAGGAGTACATATCATAGTGAAGTGCTACAACTATACACATTTACAGGACGAGATCACGTTGAAGATGCACAATGGATACAAAAAGAGTGTGCGATGTACGGGATTCTTGTAGAAAATAATTTTCTTGAAATAGAAGATCTGTTAGAAATAAGTACGATACAAAAGGCTGATATGATGCATGATAGCGCAACAATTAGCGAACGAATAGAAGATAGTTTGCTATATATGTTTCTTACAAAAAACAGTTTTATTTATGGGCAAAGCAGAATGGACTTTCATAAATCATTGGCCCCTTATTTTAAACAAGAACAAGTAGAGAAAAGAGTTACACTGTTACGCGATATTGAAGACACTTTGTTACGTCAAATTCAAGTTATTCCTTTATATCGTAACAAACAACAAATAACTTCTCACGAAAAAGTACAAAATATAATGATTAATTCACAAGGGTGGATTGATTTTTATAAAATATGGTTTAAACCTTGA